DNA sequence from the Bacillus pumilus genome:
CTTTGTTCTGTCCATTGTAGCACGTGTGTAGCCCAGGTCATAAGGGGCATGATGATTTGACGTCATCCCCACCTTCCTCCGGTTTGTCACCGGCAGTCACCTTAGAGTGCCCAACTAAATGCTGGCAACTAAGATCAAGGGTTGCGCTCGTTGCGGGACTTAACCCAACATCTCACGACACGAGCTGACGACAACCATGCACCACCTGTCACTCTGTCCCCGAAGGGAAAGCCCTATCTCTAGGGTTGTCAGAGGATGTCAAGACCTGGTAAGGTTCTTCGCGTTGCTTCGAATTAAACCACATGCTCCACCGCTTGTGCGGGCCCCCGTCAATTCCTTTGAGTTTCAGTCTTGCGACCGTACTCCCCAGGCGGAGTGCTTAATGCGTTAGCTGCAGCACTAAGGGGCGGAAACCCCCTAACACTTAGCACTCATCGTTTACGGCGTGGACTACCAGGGTATCTAATCCTGTTCGCTCCCCACGCTTTCGCTCCTCAGCGTCAGTTACAGACCAGAGAGTCGCCTTCGCCACTGGTGTTCCTCCACATCTCTACGCATTTCACCGCTACACGTGGAATTCCACTCTCCTCTTCTGCACTCAAGTTTCCCAGTTTCCAATGACCCTCCCCGGTTGAGCCGGGGGCTTTCACATCAGACTTAAGAAACCGCCTGCGAGCCCTTTACGCCCAATAATTCCGGACAACGCTTGCCACCTACGTATTACCGCGGCTGCTGGCACGTAGTTAGCCGTGGCTTTCTGGTTAGGTACCGTCAAGGTGCGAGCAGTTACTCTCGCACTTGTTCTTCCCTAACAACAGAGCTTTACGATCCGAAAACCTTCATCACTCACGCGGCGTTGCTCCGTCAGACTTTCGTCCATTGCGGAAGATTCCCTACTGCTGCCTCCCGTAGGAGTCTGGGCCGTGTCTCAGTCCCAGTGTGGCCGATCACCCTCTCAGGTCGGCTACGCATCGTCGCCTTGGTGAGCCATTACCCCACCAACTAGCTAATGCGCCGCGGGTCCATCTGTAAGTGACAGCCGAAACCGTCTTTCATCCTTGAACCATGCGGTTCAAGGAACTATCCGGTATTAGCTCCGGTTTCCCGGAGTTATCCCAGTCTTACAGGCAGGTTACCCACGTGTTACTCACCCGTCCGCCGCTAACATCCGGGAGCAAGCTCCCTTCTGTCCGCTCGACTTGCATGTATTAGGCACGCCGCCAGCGTTCGTCCTGAGCCAGGATCAAACTCTCCGAGGTATGCAGGATGCATATCACACATGCGTTGCTACACGATGTAGCGAACTTAGCATGTGATCATTTCCTGCCTCGTCAGCGTTTGACTGACTACCTATGATGTTTCATAGGATTTTTTTATAAAAACTCGAATTAACAGGTACGTTTTGTCTTGTTTAGTTTTCAAAGATCATCTTCGCCGTCTCTCAGAGGCGACTTTATTAATATAACATTCTATCAAGATAAAGTCAACAACTTTTTTCTTTATGTTATTTAATAACCGCGCTGTTTTAGCGGCGAATACAAATATAACACCTTTTGAGAAAGGAAACAAGTATTTTTTCTAAATAATTTATTTTTTCTTATCTCTTCCTATATAATCATACAAAAATTAATTGTCACAGGAATTCTCTATTGTTGATCCTGAAGGTCTTTAGTATATTTATAATAGAAGAAAACTAAATAACCGCAGGGGGAGCTTTGTGCTGAGAGTGAACACTCGTTGTTCTGACCCTTTGAACCTGTCAGTTAATACTGAAGTAGGAATGTGGATTCAATTGAATACATGTGGTGTATTCAACTCGATATGTTTTTCTATGAATAACATACTCATCCTTACACGGTCTCTCCTTGCTCAATTCATGAAAAGGGAGATTTTTTTATGCAGCAATCAAATCAATTGGTACGACTGATGGAAATCGCAATTATGACTTCACTTGCACTAGTATTAGATTACTTATCAGGTCTCTTTTTAAGAATGCCGAACGGCGGATCTCTTGCGCTGATTATGATACCCGTCATTCTTATGTCTATTAGATGGGGAATATCAACCGGGTTTATCATTGGTGTGCTTATTGCAGGCCTTCAACTGATGAATGGCCCTATTATCGCTACACCAGTTCAAGGATTTCTCGATTATTTCGTCGCATCTGTTGTCATTTCCCTAAGCGGCCTCTTTTCTGGATTGATTAAAAAAACCATTCAGGACCAAAAGCGAAAGCAGCAATTCATCTATATTACCTTATCCGTATTTGTTGCAAGTTTCTTTAGACTGTTGACGTTCTTTATTTCTGGTGTTGTTTTCTTTTCTCAGTATGCACCAAAAGGAACACCGGGTTGGGTTTACTCTTTAATTTATAACAGCACATATATGGTTCCTTCATTTATTATTTGCAGTATCGTTCTTTGCATACTCATACCAAGTGCATCTCGTTTGGTTTTTCCTCACAAAAAATAACTGGCTGATTTCAGCTGGTTATTTTTTTATGCATAAATTGCCGCTCTATGGAATCTATTAATAGTAGAAGATTTCATGTTGGAGGTACGCCAATGAACCCTTACTCCATTATGCTGTGCTGTTATATTCTCAGTCTTGCTTATTTTTTGGCAGGTTTCTATGAAGCTTTAAAGATAGCAGGAATAAAAGGAAAAGTAGAAGCTTCTCCTCTTATCTCTTATATGCTTTTAGCTATGCTTTTCACTTTTTTCTCTCATTATTATTGGAAGCTGACGATTTAATTCGGTGTAGATGGTCATTTAATACAGGCAGCTCCCACCCATACCCTATTTCATCATGCTTCTCGCCAGCCAGCTCGAACTGGCTGGTAACGACAAAATGAGGTTGAAGCTTTTGATAAAAATGCTTTGCCGAATTTTGTTCAAATACCCACAGCATGATATTCTGATACCCTTTCTCTATTAAATAGCTCACTCCTTCTGTAATTAAAGCGATACCTGCTCCTGATTTCTGTTTCTCTTGCAATAAATAGATCGCATAAAGTTCTCCATCATATGTTGGATAGCGCTCATCACGTTGTTTTCCAAAAGAAGCAAAACCAAATACCCCCTCGTCATCTTCTGCGACAAACGTCCCTTCAAGTGACCTTCTTCTCCAGCTCTCTTCTCGATCTTCTATATTTAAACCATCCAAATAATCCTGATTAATAATGCCTTGATAAGTCGTCTGCCAGCTCTTCACATGTATTTCGGCAATTTTAGGAATATCTTTTTGTACAGCATGTCTCACCTTCATCCGCGCCACTCCTTCTCACTGTTTTCATCCTATCTTTATTATGATAAATTCCTATTTCCTAAAATT
Encoded proteins:
- the thiT gene encoding energy-coupled thiamine transporter ThiT; the protein is MQQSNQLVRLMEIAIMTSLALVLDYLSGLFLRMPNGGSLALIMIPVILMSIRWGISTGFIIGVLIAGLQLMNGPIIATPVQGFLDYFVASVVISLSGLFSGLIKKTIQDQKRKQQFIYITLSVFVASFFRLLTFFISGVVFFSQYAPKGTPGWVYSLIYNSTYMVPSFIICSIVLCILIPSASRLVFPHKK
- a CDS encoding GNAT family N-acetyltransferase, with amino-acid sequence MKVRHAVQKDIPKIAEIHVKSWQTTYQGIINQDYLDGLNIEDREESWRRRSLEGTFVAEDDEGVFGFASFGKQRDERYPTYDGELYAIYLLQEKQKSGAGIALITEGVSYLIEKGYQNIMLWVFEQNSAKHFYQKLQPHFVVTSQFELAGEKHDEIGYGWELPVLNDHLHRIKSSASNNNERKK